A portion of the Chryseobacterium tructae genome contains these proteins:
- a CDS encoding tetratricopeptide repeat protein, with the protein MKNKAFKVISVTCLFFLNFLSAQSNYYDLDLDHLQDEVVLEKNLVTVHFGNKKTSSFELPEITALKNTSLGYTNPSEITIHYGGDRGLYGAVNLLYKKDWYIKNVNFYNPCQECEDQNFKILTKNINLPLKNIDSEALEIDSKGFKSLTFFDHQGIIKPYKDLKKLYVDLLSYPVLSERFNKTGLLDFKKKFSLSQSNVDSYNNIAFALLNNGNYTGAIELLKEIISKSPNRTVAYLNLADSYWNTGEKENGKEYYKKYISLILTQKKDRSKVPGYVYTRIK; encoded by the coding sequence TTGAAAAATAAGGCCTTCAAAGTAATATCAGTTACCTGCCTATTCTTCTTGAATTTTTTATCAGCACAATCCAATTATTATGATCTGGATCTTGATCATCTTCAGGATGAGGTTGTGTTGGAAAAGAATCTTGTTACTGTTCATTTTGGAAATAAAAAGACCAGTAGTTTTGAATTACCTGAGATTACAGCTCTCAAAAATACCAGTCTAGGATATACAAATCCTTCTGAGATCACAATACATTATGGAGGTGACCGCGGATTATATGGAGCTGTAAACCTTTTATATAAAAAAGATTGGTACATAAAAAATGTTAATTTCTATAATCCTTGTCAGGAATGTGAAGATCAGAATTTTAAAATTCTTACTAAAAATATTAATCTTCCCTTAAAAAATATAGATTCAGAAGCTTTGGAAATCGATTCTAAAGGTTTTAAATCTTTGACATTCTTTGATCATCAAGGAATCATAAAACCATATAAGGATCTTAAAAAACTTTATGTAGATTTATTGAGCTATCCTGTGTTGTCAGAACGTTTTAATAAAACAGGATTGCTGGATTTTAAAAAGAAGTTTTCCTTATCTCAAAGTAATGTAGATAGTTACAATAATATCGCATTTGCTCTTTTAAATAATGGGAATTATACTGGAGCTATTGAACTTTTGAAGGAAATTATCAGTAAATCCCCGAATAGAACCGTTGCTTATCTGAATTTAGCAGACAGTTACTGGAATACAGGGGAGAAAGAGAATGGAAAGGAATATTATAAAAAATATATTTCTTTAATCCTAACTCAGAAAAAAGATAGAAGCAAAGTTCCCGGATATGTTTATACAAGAATAAAATAA
- a CDS encoding DUF4280 domain-containing protein has product MGKSNNGENHTAPTTDQQKADNRKKMDDKRVADAEKEKAEAGLKVVIDTATLECTLCTNPKGIMVVNYNTPTIQEKKTATVKEKDPKSLVFTGNCIKSPNAALPCASVMKLGEWKKVGTYKSQEQHVLLQQSTIPCTYGQVDIKITDSGQVHNPDSIEAKGAPVPEKQTCGIQYRNDVTCVKYGSVYGPLYDGSLKLGSFKNWSTLVSSGKVTAEEKEIILAMSENEGNMDSVQSYDSEALTVGAMQKTMTTEGYGELPIQMWEFKQDFPDKFKDLFENCGWKVKEIEIPQKNKPSIKKYQAYYNDTTGSALKTLIRKGFVAAKNKKKVVCAPIEPFINACKDSDFQARQIVDFIKRLHAAINKKPTGYTNNIKDFVKSKLGKATVLDHDVNRPGHVSNCFRDALDQFFAANKKVSKNPADWNENHATYEKAILEIYGPLRGTGKYTMTSASSRYTNLKSKL; this is encoded by the coding sequence ATGGGTAAGTCCAATAACGGCGAGAATCATACTGCTCCAACAACTGATCAGCAGAAAGCAGATAACAGGAAAAAGATGGATGACAAACGTGTAGCAGATGCCGAAAAAGAGAAGGCTGAGGCTGGCCTGAAAGTTGTCATTGATACAGCGACTTTGGAATGTACATTATGTACCAATCCCAAAGGAATAATGGTGGTAAATTACAATACCCCCACCATTCAGGAAAAGAAAACAGCAACAGTAAAAGAAAAAGACCCTAAAAGTCTTGTATTTACAGGAAACTGTATTAAAAGTCCTAATGCTGCACTTCCTTGTGCCAGTGTGATGAAATTAGGAGAATGGAAAAAAGTAGGAACCTATAAGTCTCAGGAACAACACGTATTGTTGCAGCAAAGTACAATTCCTTGTACCTATGGGCAGGTTGATATTAAAATTACAGATAGCGGGCAGGTTCATAACCCGGATAGTATTGAGGCAAAAGGAGCGCCAGTACCCGAAAAACAAACATGTGGAATTCAGTATAGAAATGATGTTACTTGTGTTAAATACGGATCGGTATACGGTCCATTGTATGATGGCTCCCTGAAGTTAGGATCTTTTAAGAATTGGAGTACACTTGTTTCTTCTGGAAAGGTGACAGCAGAGGAAAAAGAGATTATTTTGGCAATGTCAGAAAATGAAGGAAATATGGATTCTGTGCAATCTTATGATAGTGAAGCTTTAACTGTTGGAGCCATGCAGAAAACGATGACAACGGAAGGATATGGAGAGCTGCCTATACAAATGTGGGAGTTTAAACAGGATTTCCCCGATAAATTCAAAGATCTTTTTGAGAATTGTGGATGGAAAGTAAAAGAAATTGAAATTCCTCAAAAAAATAAACCGTCCATTAAGAAATATCAGGCATATTATAATGATACAACAGGAAGTGCTTTAAAAACTTTGATCAGAAAAGGATTTGTTGCCGCTAAAAATAAAAAAAAGGTGGTCTGTGCTCCTATAGAACCTTTTATTAATGCCTGCAAAGATTCTGATTTTCAGGCAAGACAGATCGTTGACTTTATTAAAAGATTACATGCTGCCATTAATAAAAAACCTACCGGTTATACCAATAATATCAAAGATTTTGTAAAATCAAAACTTGGAAAAGCTACTGTTTTGGATCATGATGTGAATAGACCGGGACACGTTTCAAATTGTTTTAGAGATGCTCTTGATCAATTTTTTGCGGCCAATAAAAAGGTATCTAAAAACCCTGCAGACTGGAACGAAAATCATGCTACATATGAAAAGGCAATTTTAGAAATTTATGGCCCGCTTCGTGGCACTGGAAAGTATACAATGACTTCTGCAAGTAGCAGATACACAAACTTAAAGTCAAAATTATGA
- a CDS encoding phospholipase effector Tle1 domain-containing protein, translating to MGKTFVYNTGNSTPPIDEIHLEIGVFFDGTLNSLKNTEMREKYRDGKNKIESTDTKDEILAKEKAIKLTTEAQEKKYDGLKNKEISEDDEESVRFLKASHRGWLDKKGVDNSYSNDYTNVARMYKCSQRDEYGVYVEGIGTLDGHRDVDDGFQYGSGQTGVRGKVRKGCEMVADRIDALKKLHSSEKVLSKITIDTFGFSRGAAAARNFSYEINGNKRPKDVEIKKSRKFSGYRESRSYGNDGLIAEYEDIWIDKDKIEVNPAYLVDGKLPKFGFLGYYLLSKDVLTEEELEELELDVRFIGVYDTVSSYEEFGDMGAFERVGYRGPLHATFGSANNFGDDVEQLQLKNPGPYYKAVHFTAMDEHRENFSLTRFPGSVEKDFPGVHCDIGGAYENGTEIVDEIEVADKHPGVGFNSYSSWNALKRLQERMQEIKDGHWYHDGQISIEKESHLWIFQYHKIRGVRFLRKEYSYIPLHFMEKHGINYYNHKIITKTETTYSIENDENLPAAKRHLENYVFGEGKPWQFIKDGDLGKEAERFNAQAALEQPTTGKDKDGNPITNLPGVQVTGLRWQELLRTLRNGYLHWSANRDWMGMDPNNDYQRRIY from the coding sequence ATGGGAAAAACATTTGTATATAATACCGGAAACTCTACTCCTCCAATTGATGAAATACACTTGGAGATAGGTGTTTTCTTTGATGGTACTTTGAATAGTCTCAAGAATACTGAAATGCGGGAGAAATACAGAGATGGAAAGAATAAGATTGAAAGTACTGATACTAAAGATGAAATTCTAGCCAAAGAAAAGGCTATCAAATTAACTACTGAAGCACAGGAAAAAAAATATGATGGATTAAAAAATAAAGAAATCTCTGAAGATGATGAAGAATCTGTGCGTTTTCTTAAAGCAAGCCATAGAGGCTGGCTAGATAAGAAAGGAGTTGACAATAGCTACAGTAATGATTACACCAATGTAGCCAGAATGTATAAATGCTCCCAAAGAGACGAATATGGAGTATATGTTGAAGGGATAGGAACATTGGATGGCCACAGAGATGTGGATGATGGATTTCAATATGGATCCGGACAAACCGGAGTAAGAGGGAAAGTGAGAAAAGGCTGTGAAATGGTTGCAGATAGAATTGATGCGCTCAAGAAACTACATTCTTCAGAAAAAGTACTCAGCAAAATTACCATTGATACTTTTGGATTCAGCCGCGGCGCTGCTGCAGCGAGAAATTTTTCCTATGAAATCAATGGAAATAAGAGGCCTAAGGATGTTGAAATTAAGAAAAGCAGAAAGTTTTCAGGATACAGAGAAAGCCGGTCTTATGGAAATGATGGGCTGATTGCCGAATATGAAGATATTTGGATAGATAAAGATAAAATTGAGGTAAACCCAGCCTATTTGGTGGATGGCAAACTTCCTAAATTTGGGTTTTTAGGATATTATCTTCTAAGCAAAGACGTTCTTACTGAGGAAGAATTGGAAGAATTGGAACTGGATGTTCGTTTCATCGGAGTTTATGATACCGTTTCTTCTTATGAGGAATTCGGGGATATGGGTGCATTTGAAAGAGTAGGATATCGTGGGCCATTGCATGCAACTTTCGGATCTGCTAATAATTTTGGAGATGATGTTGAGCAGCTTCAGCTCAAAAACCCGGGGCCTTATTACAAAGCTGTTCATTTTACAGCAATGGATGAACATCGTGAGAACTTTTCATTGACCCGATTTCCGGGAAGTGTTGAGAAAGATTTTCCGGGTGTACACTGTGATATCGGCGGGGCCTATGAAAATGGAACCGAAATCGTGGATGAGATTGAAGTAGCAGATAAACATCCCGGTGTAGGATTCAACTCCTATAGTTCCTGGAATGCTTTGAAAAGGTTGCAGGAGAGAATGCAGGAAATTAAAGATGGACATTGGTATCATGATGGTCAGATCAGTATAGAAAAAGAAAGCCATTTATGGATTTTCCAATACCATAAAATAAGAGGAGTCCGTTTTCTGAGAAAAGAATACAGCTATATTCCCCTTCATTTTATGGAAAAACATGGAATCAATTATTATAATCATAAAATCATCACAAAAACAGAGACTACCTATTCTATTGAGAATGATGAGAATCTGCCAGCTGCAAAAAGACATCTGGAAAATTATGTCTTTGGAGAGGGGAAACCTTGGCAATTCATCAAAGATGGAGATCTTGGTAAAGAAGCAGAAAGATTTAATGCACAAGCTGCTTTGGAGCAGCCAACGACAGGTAAAGATAAGGATGGAAATCCGATCACGAATCTCCCTGGAGTTCAGGTTACAGGACTACGATGGCAGGAACTATTGAGAACCCTAAGAAACGGATACCTGCATTGGTCAGCGAATAGAGACTGGATGGGAATGGATCCCAATAATGATTATCAAAGAAGGATATATTAA
- a CDS encoding DUF2931 family protein: protein MNKIIKYLLSFLFFTQISCQEKKDHKKTATMTKYEWTEGTSAPLGYPMEVYKGGIECEGGEWVGLDIGLSPGGNTWGTINNGMGNSFKGIPTRLDFTWMSYMENQFYMIDTQVDTGKIKEYFSKGYDIKASNGSGNIKHLNYNKIGIGMAPGGVIVVWVAGVGVQKEIGRYLGKK, encoded by the coding sequence ATGAATAAAATAATAAAATATCTGTTAAGCTTTTTATTTTTTACCCAGATTTCATGTCAGGAAAAAAAGGATCATAAAAAAACAGCAACAATGACAAAATATGAGTGGACAGAGGGAACTTCTGCTCCTTTAGGATATCCAATGGAGGTATATAAAGGAGGAATAGAATGTGAAGGCGGGGAATGGGTAGGATTAGACATTGGTTTATCACCGGGAGGAAATACCTGGGGAACCATCAATAATGGGATGGGGAATAGTTTTAAAGGGATTCCTACTCGTCTTGATTTTACCTGGATGTCGTATATGGAAAATCAATTCTATATGATAGATACTCAGGTAGACACAGGTAAAATAAAAGAGTATTTCAGTAAAGGATATGACATTAAAGCAAGTAATGGAAGCGGAAATATAAAACATTTAAACTATAATAAAATAGGCATAGGAATGGCTCCTGGAGGAGTGATAGTGGTATGGGTGGCCGGTGTAGGTGTTCAGAAAGAAATAGGAAGGTATTTAGGCAAAAAGTAA